From the genome of Pseudomonadota bacterium:
TCCGTGTCATGCGCGGCATGAGCCAGGAAAGTGTGGCCCGCGCCATGGGCCTGACGTTCCAGCAGCTGCAGAAATACGAGCTGGGAAAAAACAGGATTTCCGCCTCCAGGCTGTACCAGCTGTCGACGATCTTCGGGGTTACGCCGCTTGCATTTTTTGATGGACTGTCCGTTCCGGAGGAGCAGGAGTCCCTGTCTCTGGGGCGCGAACATGTAAGCCTGATCCGGTATTACAACTCGGCGCCAAAGGCGGCCCGCAGGACCTGCCTGGATATGCTGCGGGCGGCAACTCCGGCCGGCGGAGATGATCCAGCCTGACCCGGCCGGGAAGGACCGGGAAATAATGGTGCCGGCTGAGGGGATTGAACCCCCGACCTTCGGTTTACAAAACCGCTGCTCTACCGCTGAGCTAAGCCGGCCCGGAATATACCCTGGACCGGGCGGACAATAGGCCGGGAAGATAACAAGCTCAAGAGTTTTTGTTGGCATGGCCGGGAACAGAAAATGGCAGCCGGTTGTCCGGCTGCCATATCCCGTACTTGCATATGTGCAGGATCAGCGTCTTC
Proteins encoded in this window:
- a CDS encoding helix-turn-helix domain-containing protein; translation: MTSANPVRKKHQAGHESLSVHESWNRPPVLITRDELKKIDGHVGRQVRSIRVMRGMSQESVARAMGLTFQQLQKYELGKNRISASRLYQLSTIFGVTPLAFFDGLSVPEEQESLSLGREHVSLIRYYNSAPKAARRTCLDMLRAATPAGGDDPA